In the genome of Fulvivirga maritima, one region contains:
- the rplQ gene encoding 50S ribosomal protein L17, whose amino-acid sequence MRHGKKFNHLGRTAPHRKAMLSNMAASLIINKRITTTVAKAKALRKYVEPLITRAKADTTHSRRMVFSYLNDKQSVKMLFDEVAEKIADRPGGYTRILKTGNRLGDNADMCIIELVDYNELLLQGDKPAKSKTRRSRRGGKSSTAETPKAEATAETKTEEPKAQDEASEESTDEKKD is encoded by the coding sequence ATGAGACACGGGAAAAAATTTAATCACTTAGGTAGAACAGCTCCTCATAGAAAGGCAATGCTTTCTAACATGGCTGCTTCTTTGATTATAAACAAAAGGATAACAACTACGGTAGCTAAAGCTAAAGCGCTTAGAAAGTACGTAGAGCCTTTAATTACCAGAGCTAAAGCTGATACTACTCACTCTAGAAGAATGGTATTCTCTTATCTAAATGATAAGCAGTCTGTAAAAATGTTATTTGACGAAGTAGCTGAAAAGATAGCAGACAGACCAGGCGGATATACTAGAATACTTAAAACTGGAAATAGACTTGGTGATAATGCTGATATGTGTATCATCGAATTAGTTGATTATAACGAATTGTTATTACAAGGAGATAAGCCAGCTAAGTCTAAAACTAGAAGAAGTAGAAGAGGTGGAAAGAGTAGTACTGCTGAAACTCCAAAAGCAGAAGCTACGGCAGAAACTAAAACTGAAGAGCCAAAAGCTCAGGACGAAGCTTCTGAAGAATCTACTGATGAAAAGAAAGATTGA
- a CDS encoding PAS domain S-box protein, whose amino-acid sequence MKAKLFTIKKHKEKVASVAAKDNTCQLEASLRRLKTIRELEDNFWEVNLSNNTIQLSKHDSTFKFHEEDKIEDLFTWSEYIHADDRTNFLKTIQNTYLKKNDKLNLTIRLSTPSEAYKWIMLRGIVSEVDASNTPTIITGIFSDISGIKNTELDINKSNLRLKTTIARLNNGVLLEDENRKIIITNQKFCDLFNIPVEPDLLIGSDCSKSAEQVKGLFKQPDDFAKNIDTLLSNKKPVIGEVLEMVDGRILERDFIPVILENQYIGHLWKYRDITHREISRKLLSASEEKYRSIIDNMKLGLLEVDNEERILHANQCFCDITGYGLTELKGNVASDYLLKEENIGVMREVNKSRKQGISNMYEIPIKDKKGKMKWLLISGAPLYNTEGHQTGSIGIHLDITAQKKLESELREAKIVAEESVKAKEIFLANMSHEIRTPMNAILGMSNLLKKD is encoded by the coding sequence ATGAAGGCAAAGTTATTCACTATAAAGAAGCATAAAGAAAAAGTGGCCTCAGTAGCGGCTAAGGACAATACGTGTCAACTAGAAGCCAGTTTACGTAGGCTTAAAACTATTAGAGAGCTAGAAGATAATTTTTGGGAAGTAAATTTATCTAACAATACTATACAACTTTCCAAGCACGACTCTACCTTCAAGTTTCATGAAGAGGATAAAATAGAAGATCTATTCACTTGGTCTGAATATATACATGCTGACGATAGAACTAATTTCCTCAAAACTATTCAGAACACCTATCTAAAAAAGAATGATAAATTAAACCTCACAATCCGGCTAAGCACACCTTCCGAAGCTTATAAGTGGATAATGCTGAGAGGCATTGTATCTGAAGTAGATGCATCTAATACCCCTACAATTATAACAGGTATATTTTCCGATATTTCTGGCATTAAGAATACTGAACTTGATATTAACAAATCCAATTTAAGGCTCAAAACTACTATTGCCAGATTAAATAATGGCGTTCTGCTTGAAGATGAGAACCGGAAAATAATCATCACTAATCAGAAGTTTTGTGATCTCTTCAATATACCCGTAGAACCAGATTTATTGATAGGAAGCGACTGTTCTAAATCTGCAGAGCAGGTAAAAGGCCTTTTTAAACAACCTGATGATTTTGCTAAAAATATTGATACATTACTTTCCAACAAAAAGCCTGTAATAGGTGAAGTCCTTGAAATGGTTGATGGTAGAATTCTAGAAAGGGATTTCATTCCTGTAATTCTAGAAAATCAATATATAGGCCATCTATGGAAATATAGAGACATTACTCATCGTGAAATATCTCGAAAACTTTTAAGCGCTAGTGAAGAGAAGTATAGAAGCATAATAGACAACATGAAGCTTGGTTTACTTGAGGTAGATAATGAGGAGAGAATATTACATGCCAATCAATGCTTTTGTGACATAACAGGCTATGGGCTGACCGAGCTTAAAGGAAATGTTGCTTCTGATTATTTACTGAAGGAAGAGAACATCGGTGTAATGCGAGAAGTAAATAAATCCAGAAAGCAGGGGATCTCAAATATGTATGAGATTCCGATAAAAGATAAGAAAGGAAAAATGAAATGGCTTTTGATCAGTGGTGCTCCTCTATATAACACTGAGGGGCATCAAACAGGATCAATAGGGATACATTTGGACATTACCGCTCAAAAAAAGCTTGAAAGTGAGTTAAGAGAAGCTAAAATAGTGGCTGAAGAATCAGTGAAAGCTAAAGAAATCTTTTTGGCCAATATGAGTCATGAAATAAGAACTCCAATGAATGCTATTTTAGGGATGAGTAACCTATTAAAAAAAGACTAG
- a CDS encoding hybrid sensor histidine kinase/response regulator, protein MFMYKAQEKGLLYHICHSLDLPENFIGDPYRINQILINLVGNAIKFTNKGEVSVSVNLHKIKSDQYTVRFKVSDTGIGMDAEYKKRLFENFSQEDPGITRKYGGTGLGLAISSRLTELMQGSLEIESKKGEGTSISFSIPLKIGIQKCSESVVSQTTEMKKPLAGLNILLVEDNEFNRLLATTILSNHGACITEASNGLEATKTAKSASFDIILMDIQMPIMNGYDAAIYIRENIDKNIPIIAQTANAVKGEDKKCLNAGMDDYISKPFEEQKLINKILKVINKRKKMTKVNATTNNEKEEAQYDITILEEMARGDMAFISKMLQTVVDTVPEEISKLESAYENKDLKTVKSVAHKIKPSLLNLKISASETIREIEIWEENQDWELLGKKIYFSKTSLEGVINKIREDHLS, encoded by the coding sequence ATGTTCATGTATAAGGCTCAGGAAAAAGGACTTCTTTATCACATCTGTCACTCATTAGATTTACCAGAAAATTTCATTGGAGACCCTTATAGGATTAATCAAATTCTTATTAATCTGGTAGGTAATGCTATCAAGTTTACAAATAAAGGAGAAGTTTCTGTTTCTGTTAATTTGCATAAAATTAAATCAGATCAGTATACCGTGAGATTTAAAGTCTCTGACACTGGTATTGGTATGGATGCTGAATACAAAAAAAGATTATTTGAAAATTTCAGCCAGGAAGATCCCGGAATAACCAGAAAATATGGAGGAACCGGTCTGGGACTGGCTATTTCCAGCAGATTGACTGAATTAATGCAGGGTTCTTTAGAAATTGAAAGTAAAAAAGGTGAAGGAACTTCCATTTCATTTTCTATACCATTAAAAATTGGTATCCAAAAGTGCTCTGAATCCGTAGTATCACAAACTACAGAAATGAAAAAGCCACTTGCCGGATTAAACATTCTGCTAGTAGAAGATAATGAATTTAACAGGCTTCTGGCCACAACTATTCTCTCTAACCATGGAGCATGTATTACTGAGGCATCTAATGGCTTAGAGGCCACCAAAACAGCTAAGAGCGCTTCTTTTGATATTATACTGATGGACATACAAATGCCAATAATGAATGGCTATGATGCTGCAATCTATATCAGAGAAAACATTGATAAAAACATCCCAATTATTGCTCAAACAGCCAATGCAGTAAAAGGGGAAGATAAAAAGTGCTTAAATGCCGGCATGGATGATTACATATCAAAACCATTTGAAGAGCAAAAGCTCATTAATAAAATTTTAAAAGTAATTAACAAACGCAAAAAGATGACTAAAGTGAATGCGACTACAAATAATGAAAAGGAGGAAGCTCAATATGATATCACCATTTTAGAAGAGATGGCTAGAGGTGATATGGCCTTCATTTCAAAAATGCTACAAACAGTCGTAGATACTGTTCCTGAAGAAATTTCCAAGCTGGAATCAGCTTATGAAAATAAAGATTTGAAAACTGTTAAATCAGTTGCCCATAAAATAAAACCTAGTCTACTGAATCTTAAAATTAGTGCCAGCGAAACTATCAGAGAAATCGAAATTTGGGAGGAAAATCAGGATTGGGAACTGCTAGGAAAAAAGATTTACTTCTCTAAAACTTCTTTAGAAGGAGTAATAAATAAAATAAGAGAGGATCATCTTTCTTAA
- the eno gene encoding phosphopyruvate hydratase: MSVIESIHARQILDSRGNPTVEVDVVTENGVLGRAAVPSGASTGKHEAVELRDGNKKVFMGKGVLKAVDNVNSILAEELVGFSVYDQNLLDKIMIEADGTDNKAKLGANAILGASLAIAKAAAKESGQSLYRYIGGVNANTLPVPMMNILNGGSHADNAIDFQEFMVMPVKADTFSDALRMGTEVFHNLKKVLSDKGLSTNVGDEGGFAPNIGSNEEAIEVVLQAIEKAGFKPGEDIYIAMDAASSEFYDSKKKVYDFASTGKQLTSDEMVEFWTNWVNKYPIISLEDAMEEDDWDGWKKLTENAGNKVQLVGDDLYVTNVKRLQDGINQGVANSILIKVNQIGSLTETINTVNLATRNSYTSVMSHRSGETEDSTIADLAVALNTGQIKTGSASRSDRMAKYNQLLRIEEELGETAYFPGIKAFNIK; encoded by the coding sequence ATGAGTGTAATTGAAAGTATTCACGCAAGACAAATACTCGACTCTAGAGGTAACCCTACCGTTGAGGTGGATGTAGTAACAGAAAATGGTGTGCTAGGAAGAGCAGCCGTTCCTTCAGGAGCATCTACAGGAAAACATGAGGCCGTTGAATTGAGAGACGGAAACAAGAAGGTTTTCATGGGAAAAGGTGTTTTGAAAGCTGTTGACAATGTGAACTCTATCTTAGCGGAAGAACTTGTAGGTTTTTCTGTATATGATCAGAATTTATTAGATAAAATCATGATTGAAGCTGATGGTACCGATAACAAGGCTAAGCTTGGTGCCAATGCTATCTTAGGAGCTTCTCTTGCTATTGCAAAAGCTGCGGCTAAAGAATCAGGTCAATCATTATATAGATATATAGGTGGTGTAAATGCTAACACGCTTCCTGTGCCTATGATGAACATCTTGAATGGTGGTAGCCATGCAGATAACGCTATTGATTTTCAAGAATTCATGGTAATGCCTGTTAAAGCTGATACTTTTTCAGATGCTTTAAGAATGGGTACTGAGGTATTCCATAACCTTAAAAAAGTACTTTCTGATAAAGGGCTTTCTACAAACGTAGGTGATGAAGGTGGTTTTGCTCCTAACATTGGCTCAAATGAAGAAGCTATCGAAGTGGTACTTCAAGCTATTGAAAAAGCTGGTTTTAAACCAGGAGAGGATATCTATATTGCTATGGATGCAGCTTCTTCTGAGTTCTATGATAGCAAAAAGAAAGTATATGACTTTGCTTCTACAGGAAAACAATTAACTTCTGACGAAATGGTTGAATTCTGGACTAATTGGGTGAATAAATACCCTATTATTTCTTTGGAAGATGCCATGGAAGAAGATGATTGGGACGGATGGAAAAAACTTACTGAGAATGCTGGAAATAAAGTACAGTTGGTAGGTGATGATTTATACGTAACTAACGTTAAAAGATTGCAAGATGGTATTAATCAAGGAGTAGCAAACTCTATCCTTATTAAAGTAAACCAAATTGGTTCTTTAACTGAAACTATCAATACAGTGAACCTGGCTACAAGAAACTCATACACTAGTGTGATGTCTCACAGATCAGGTGAAACTGAAGACAGTACTATTGCTGACTTAGCAGTGGCTCTTAATACAGGTCAAATTAAAACAGGATCTGCTTCAAGATCTGACAGAATGGCTAAGTATAACCAATTGCTAAGAATAGAAGAGGAATTAGGAGAAACAGCTTACTTCCCAGGCATAAAAGCCTTCAACATTAAATAA
- a CDS encoding FtsB family cell division protein yields the protein MKLPKFTKSFYFLFSLFFLVWMLFIDANDLITQFQLKSQKDNLEDEKAYYLEKIEEVKKDRQELLSNDELLEKFAREKYFMKKESEDLFVIVEEEE from the coding sequence ATGAAACTTCCTAAGTTCACTAAAAGCTTTTATTTTTTATTTAGTTTATTCTTCTTGGTCTGGATGCTTTTTATTGATGCAAATGATCTTATTACTCAATTTCAATTAAAAAGCCAGAAAGACAATTTGGAAGATGAAAAGGCGTATTATCTGGAAAAAATAGAAGAAGTGAAAAAGGATAGACAAGAGCTGCTGAGCAATGATGAGCTACTGGAGAAGTTCGCACGTGAAAAGTACTTCATGAAGAAGGAATCTGAAGATTTGTTTGTAATAGTAGAAGAAGAGGAATGA
- a CDS encoding glycosyltransferase family 4 protein, producing MNTLIYASIGFIVGIILLPLIRYWGIRYKFVDKPNHRKVHKAPIPALGGVAVFLGISAFYAILPSQTYLEQWNVFIITISMLFMIGLLDDKFDISSIVRLAVQLLCAGAIAFAGIKVESLHGILGIYEVAPWLQIPFTIIIIAGVTNAFNLIDGIDGLAGGLSFINTTVLSVVFYMIGQTDLALFCALVSGLLFSFLIYNFHPAKIFMGDSGSLVLGFIFAVLGIHIITTDIHNIYPIEVNINLVIGLLALPVFDTLRLFMERIVQGRSPFSADKNHIHHLILNNSANHMKASYKIYLIHTTFVITALLCTRQSLSILASLLIIEYILCIFWYRYKRLLTKTDSKYLAYSEEDG from the coding sequence ATGAATACATTAATATATGCATCAATAGGGTTTATAGTTGGAATCATATTATTACCACTAATCAGATATTGGGGTATACGCTATAAGTTTGTAGATAAGCCCAACCACAGAAAAGTGCACAAAGCCCCAATACCAGCTCTGGGCGGCGTTGCCGTTTTTCTGGGAATCTCTGCCTTTTATGCAATACTTCCCTCTCAAACATATTTAGAACAATGGAATGTTTTCATCATCACCATATCCATGCTTTTTATGATTGGGTTGCTTGATGATAAATTTGACATTTCATCAATAGTAAGATTAGCGGTACAATTACTATGCGCTGGTGCCATTGCTTTTGCTGGCATTAAGGTAGAATCATTACACGGCATTTTAGGAATCTATGAGGTAGCTCCATGGCTGCAAATTCCTTTTACCATCATTATAATAGCAGGTGTAACCAATGCCTTTAACCTTATTGACGGGATTGATGGGCTGGCCGGAGGTTTATCCTTCATTAACACCACTGTACTTTCTGTAGTATTTTATATGATTGGTCAAACTGACTTAGCTTTATTCTGTGCTCTCGTTAGCGGGCTACTATTTAGCTTTTTGATTTACAACTTCCATCCCGCAAAGATTTTTATGGGAGATTCCGGATCATTAGTTCTGGGATTTATTTTCGCCGTGTTAGGCATTCATATCATCACTACTGACATTCATAATATTTACCCTATTGAAGTAAATATAAATTTAGTAATCGGTCTATTAGCTCTACCTGTTTTTGATACTCTGAGGTTGTTTATGGAAAGAATTGTTCAAGGAAGATCTCCTTTTTCCGCTGACAAAAATCACATCCATCACCTCATTTTAAATAACAGTGCTAATCACATGAAAGCATCTTACAAAATCTATTTGATTCATACCACTTTTGTAATTACAGCTTTATTATGTACACGACAGTCTTTATCTATTTTAGCCTCATTATTGATAATTGAATACATCTTATGTATCTTTTGGTATAGATATAAAAGATTATTAACCAAAACAGATAGCAAATATCTGGCTTATAGTGAGGAGGACGGCTAA
- the carA gene encoding glutamine-hydrolyzing carbamoyl-phosphate synthase small subunit, with amino-acid sequence MKLQKREKAYLLLADGMVFEGTAIGKKGTRGGEICFNTGMTGYQEIYSDPSYYGQIIVNTNSHIGNYGTIEEEQESNGAKISGIVVNDYSYLFSRKTAEGSLQEYLEKNEVVGIADIDTRMLVRHIRNKGAMNAIISSELSGDALQNELDKVPSMAGLELSSLVSTKEPYYEGDENSEIKVAVLDLGIKKNILRNLCSRGIYCKVFPAKTSFEEMQEWGADGYFISNGPGDPSAMPYAVETVKKIMDKDVPLFGICLGHQIMAIACGISTYKMHHGHRGLNHPIKNVKSGLSEITSQNHGFAISEKDVENSELVEATHIHLNDKTIAGIKVKGKKAFCVQYHPESSPGPHDSRYLFDQFIELIRESKS; translated from the coding sequence ATGAAACTACAAAAACGAGAAAAAGCCTATTTATTATTAGCCGATGGGATGGTGTTTGAAGGAACAGCCATTGGAAAAAAGGGCACTCGCGGAGGAGAAATCTGCTTTAATACAGGAATGACGGGGTATCAAGAGATATATAGTGACCCGTCGTACTACGGTCAAATTATTGTTAATACTAATAGCCATATTGGTAACTACGGAACTATTGAGGAAGAACAAGAATCTAATGGAGCAAAAATTAGTGGAATAGTTGTTAATGACTATTCATACTTATTTAGTAGAAAGACTGCAGAGGGGAGCTTGCAGGAGTATTTAGAGAAAAATGAAGTTGTTGGTATAGCTGATATAGATACTCGCATGCTGGTTAGGCATATTAGAAATAAGGGAGCTATGAATGCCATTATTTCATCGGAGCTTTCTGGAGATGCATTGCAAAATGAGCTAGACAAGGTACCTTCTATGGCAGGATTGGAACTTTCATCACTAGTTAGCACTAAGGAACCTTATTATGAAGGTGATGAAAATAGTGAAATTAAAGTAGCTGTGCTTGATCTGGGAATTAAGAAAAACATACTCAGAAACTTATGTAGTAGAGGTATTTATTGTAAGGTTTTTCCAGCAAAAACTTCTTTTGAAGAGATGCAAGAATGGGGTGCAGATGGATATTTTATATCCAATGGCCCAGGAGATCCTTCGGCAATGCCTTATGCTGTAGAAACTGTAAAGAAAATAATGGATAAGGATGTTCCTCTTTTCGGAATATGCTTAGGCCATCAGATTATGGCAATTGCTTGTGGTATATCTACTTATAAGATGCATCATGGGCATAGAGGGTTGAACCACCCTATTAAAAACGTGAAGAGCGGTTTGAGTGAAATAACTTCTCAAAACCATGGTTTTGCTATCAGTGAGAAGGATGTTGAAAATTCAGAATTGGTAGAGGCGACACATATACATCTAAACGACAAAACTATTGCGGGAATTAAAGTGAAGGGTAAGAAAGCTTTTTGCGTTCAGTATCACCCGGAATCTTCACCGGGTCCACATGACTCAAGATACCTATTTGATCAGTTTATAGAATTGATCAGAGAAAGTAAAAGTTAA
- a CDS encoding sigma-54-dependent transcriptional regulator yields the protein MPQTYRIFIVEDDPWFGEMLKYHLSQNPDHEVELFKTAKEVLASLSKNPDLITLDYSLPDIDGDELFSKIKSKLPNTPVIVVSGQEQVGIALKLLKMGVSDYFIKNDDTKELVWNAVGKIKETQDLREEVKSLKQQLDEKYDFDKLIKGNSPQVTKLFEVMNKAAKTNINVSITGETGTGKELVAQAIHYNSPRKNKAFVPVNMAAIPANLLESELFGYEKGAFTGAVGSKPGKFEEANKGTIFLDEIGEMPLELQSKLLRVLQEREITRLGSNKSIQLDIRVIIATHKNLAAEVNEGNFREDLYYRIVGLPITSPPLRERGNDIFVLAEYFLKQFSKENKLDTITIDKHAKKKLMGYGFPGNIRELKSIIELAAVMCDDNTITEKDISFIPTDKKDSFVTEEKTMKEYNKDIIRHFLEKYDNNVLKVAKKLDIGKSTIYKMIKEGEL from the coding sequence ATGCCCCAAACATACAGAATATTTATTGTTGAAGATGACCCTTGGTTTGGCGAAATGCTAAAGTATCATCTATCTCAAAACCCTGATCATGAAGTAGAATTATTTAAAACCGCAAAAGAAGTGTTGGCCTCATTATCAAAAAATCCAGATCTTATTACTCTGGACTACTCTCTGCCAGATATCGATGGAGATGAGCTCTTTTCTAAGATAAAGAGCAAGCTCCCTAATACGCCTGTTATTGTGGTAAGTGGCCAAGAGCAGGTAGGCATCGCTTTAAAGTTGCTCAAAATGGGGGTTTCTGACTATTTCATTAAGAATGATGACACTAAAGAACTAGTTTGGAATGCAGTAGGAAAAATCAAGGAAACACAAGATTTAAGAGAAGAGGTTAAAAGTCTCAAACAGCAGTTAGATGAAAAGTATGACTTTGATAAGTTGATCAAAGGCAATAGCCCTCAGGTAACTAAACTATTTGAGGTAATGAATAAAGCCGCCAAAACAAACATTAATGTTTCAATCACGGGCGAAACCGGTACAGGAAAGGAGTTAGTAGCTCAAGCCATTCACTATAACTCACCCAGAAAAAACAAGGCCTTTGTACCCGTAAACATGGCTGCAATCCCTGCTAACCTATTGGAAAGCGAGCTTTTTGGATATGAAAAAGGGGCCTTTACCGGTGCCGTTGGCAGCAAGCCTGGTAAATTTGAAGAAGCCAATAAGGGAACCATCTTCCTGGATGAAATCGGTGAGATGCCTTTAGAACTTCAAAGCAAACTGCTCCGGGTTCTGCAAGAAAGAGAAATTACCAGACTTGGTAGTAACAAAAGCATACAGCTAGACATAAGAGTAATAATAGCTACGCATAAAAATTTAGCTGCAGAAGTAAATGAAGGCAATTTCAGAGAAGATCTTTATTATAGAATAGTTGGGCTACCTATTACCTCCCCACCGCTTAGAGAGCGTGGTAACGACATTTTTGTGCTGGCAGAATATTTCCTAAAACAGTTTAGCAAAGAGAATAAGTTAGATACAATCACTATAGATAAACATGCAAAGAAAAAGCTCATGGGCTATGGTTTTCCTGGCAATATACGTGAGCTAAAATCAATAATAGAACTGGCAGCTGTAATGTGCGATGACAACACCATTACAGAAAAGGATATCTCTTTTATTCCTACAGATAAAAAAGATAGCTTCGTTACGGAAGAGAAAACCATGAAGGAATATAATAAAGATATCATACGTCACTTTTTAGAAAAGTATGACAACAATGTTTTGAAAGTGGCCAAAAAATTAGACATAGGTAAATCAACCATATATAAAATGATTAAGGAAGGAGAATTGTAG
- a CDS encoding glycosyltransferase family 4 protein produces the protein MSRILAIHLLNDRSGSPFVFRQSLEALQKEGHQIILFTSASEDGFLSGIADIDYKYINYEWSKIKLLTLFNFIKVNLFLLLVLLFKAKKKDVIYINSILPFGAAIAGKIKKAKVIYHMHEVSIKPEALKKWLMTIVNKCSSTCIHVSYFLKDILNLKVADQRVIHNSLPHNFIQKATSYTQVPEASSSFNILMICSLKDFKGIPEFTKLASELPDMHFDLVLNATPSQIEEYFNGKKLSKNIQTYPAQKDVHPFYQKADVVVNLSRTDEWLETFGMTVLEGMYYGKPCIVPTKGGASELITNHKNGYHIDGKNIETLKATLHQLKSEGGLYQSFSKKAFETALNFHPNQFQKAVKEVFI, from the coding sequence ATGAGCAGAATATTAGCCATTCATTTGCTTAATGATAGAAGCGGTAGCCCATTTGTATTTAGACAGTCATTAGAAGCACTACAAAAAGAGGGGCACCAAATCATACTTTTCACCTCTGCATCTGAAGATGGATTCCTTTCGGGGATTGCAGATATAGACTATAAGTATATTAATTACGAATGGAGTAAAATAAAGCTATTAACGTTATTCAACTTTATTAAAGTAAACCTATTTCTATTGTTGGTTTTATTATTCAAAGCCAAGAAAAAGGATGTCATCTATATCAATTCCATACTTCCGTTTGGAGCGGCTATAGCAGGTAAGATAAAAAAAGCAAAGGTTATATACCATATGCATGAGGTATCTATAAAGCCAGAAGCACTCAAAAAATGGTTAATGACAATAGTTAACAAATGCTCTTCTACGTGCATTCATGTGTCATATTTCCTTAAAGATATATTGAATTTAAAAGTGGCTGATCAACGTGTCATACATAACAGCCTCCCTCATAATTTTATTCAAAAAGCAACCAGCTACACACAGGTTCCTGAAGCTTCGTCTTCATTTAATATTCTAATGATATGCTCTTTAAAAGATTTCAAAGGTATTCCTGAGTTCACTAAGCTTGCCTCAGAATTACCTGACATGCATTTTGATCTGGTTCTTAATGCTACTCCTTCGCAAATAGAAGAGTACTTCAACGGTAAGAAATTAAGTAAAAATATACAGACCTATCCAGCGCAAAAAGATGTACATCCCTTCTATCAAAAAGCTGATGTGGTAGTTAATCTTTCTCGTACAGATGAGTGGTTAGAAACTTTTGGAATGACCGTACTTGAAGGCATGTATTACGGCAAGCCGTGCATAGTACCTACTAAAGGTGGAGCTAGTGAACTTATTACAAATCATAAGAACGGATATCATATTGATGGAAAAAACATCGAAACATTAAAGGCCACACTTCACCAACTTAAAAGTGAAGGGGGGCTTTACCAATCCTTTTCTAAGAAAGCCTTTGAGACCGCGCTTAATTTCCACCCCAATCAATTCCAAAAAGCAGTAAAAGAAGTATTCATTTAG
- a CDS encoding DUF1972 domain-containing protein, whose translation MKTKKLAIIGTVGLPANYGGFETLVSYLTQFLNKKYNLTVYCSAKKYTKAERLKEYNGARLVYLPFDANGAQSIIYDIISILHAIFYADVLLVLGVPGAIVLPFVKWFTNKKIIISIDGVEWKRDKWGKYVKKYLRFCERLAVKYSHVDISDNEAIQDYTATEYKTLSNVIEYGGDHTLKREIKEEHIRQYPFLASPYAFKVCRIEPENNIQMVLESFAKQSNLALVLVGNWKNSEYGTSCRERYQKYEHLHLLDPIYEQESLDVLRGNCKVYIHGHSAGGTNPSLVEAMYLERAIFCFDVCYNRATTENKAKYFQNTYELQELLASTSNEELKQLSTTMKNIAKRRYTWEVIANKYGYLVDTLAFKKTKGKVSPQLSSAVQTDDLLQYEMAHYSSLESIHKQ comes from the coding sequence ATGAAAACGAAAAAATTAGCCATTATAGGAACCGTCGGTTTACCAGCCAATTACGGCGGCTTTGAAACACTGGTCAGTTACCTTACTCAATTCCTAAACAAAAAATACAATCTTACAGTATACTGCAGTGCAAAAAAGTATACTAAAGCAGAACGATTAAAGGAATATAACGGAGCGAGATTAGTTTACTTACCTTTTGATGCCAATGGAGCACAAAGCATTATTTATGACATCATATCAATATTACATGCGATATTTTATGCTGACGTATTATTGGTATTGGGTGTGCCAGGAGCTATTGTTTTGCCCTTTGTAAAGTGGTTTACTAATAAGAAAATAATTATTTCCATTGATGGAGTAGAGTGGAAGCGAGATAAATGGGGTAAGTACGTTAAAAAATATTTGAGGTTTTGCGAGCGGCTTGCAGTAAAATATTCTCACGTAGACATATCAGACAATGAGGCTATTCAAGACTATACTGCTACAGAATATAAAACCCTGAGCAATGTAATTGAATATGGCGGAGACCACACACTTAAAAGAGAAATCAAAGAGGAGCACATCAGACAATATCCCTTTTTAGCTTCTCCTTATGCCTTTAAGGTTTGTAGAATAGAACCTGAGAACAATATACAGATGGTACTTGAAAGTTTTGCTAAGCAAAGCAATTTAGCTCTGGTGCTAGTAGGTAATTGGAAAAACAGTGAATATGGAACCTCTTGTAGAGAGCGTTACCAAAAATATGAACATCTACACCTTCTGGATCCTATTTATGAGCAAGAAAGTCTGGATGTACTAAGAGGAAACTGCAAGGTTTACATCCACGGCCATAGTGCCGGCGGCACCAACCCATCACTTGTAGAAGCCATGTACCTGGAAAGAGCCATCTTCTGTTTTGATGTTTGCTACAATAGGGCTACTACGGAAAATAAAGCCAAATATTTCCAAAACACTTATGAGCTGCAAGAACTATTGGCTTCAACCAGTAACGAGGAGCTAAAGCAACTAAGCACTACCATGAAGAATATTGCGAAAAGACGATATACATGGGAGGTTATAGCTAATAAGTATGGATACCTGGTTGACACTTTAGCCTTCAAAAAAACGAAAGGAAAAGTCTCTCCACAGTTATCTTCTGCCGTTCAGACTGACGATCTGCTCCAGTATGAAATGGCTCACTATTCTTCACTTGAATCAATACACAAACAATAA